From the genome of Marixanthomonas ophiurae, one region includes:
- a CDS encoding sensor histidine kinase: MNKKLFALLIALMSLSLLGIMFVQGYWIANSYQTKEEQFTFNVQQTLFSVTKEIKNREIEDFYNVYSNYVDSLEVPDNVNFSELVYKTKNDRTNEVFIYTDGVLEEDYKLSSSFLDMDFDSIQFKRLTNRKTTTRINPGVDGENPSESNEVSFNRLKDFERNQFENAYFNISSKAPLHKRVNGSEIENLITEELNERGVDSKFEYAVYSNNLATKVRSNNFQLDPESTYVVPLFKNDKEENGYQLYVNFSEKEKVVLNSILGMAVLSLIFTAVIILAYASALSQIFKQRQISQIKSDFINNMTHEFKTPIATINLALDSLKNPKVKDNKEFLQRYLKMIRDENRRMHAQVENVLRISKLEKNELDLPKERLKLHDIINDALTHVELIVEDRGGYVASHLGALKSSVLANESHLTNVVVNILDNAIKYSEEAPKIDVYTENVKDYIILKIRDQGMGMSKITQKKIFEKFYREHTGDIHNVKGHGLGLAYVKRILDDHDAQVYVESEKGKRSTFIIKIHLIS; this comes from the coding sequence AGCCCTAATGAGTTTGTCGCTGCTAGGGATAATGTTTGTGCAGGGATATTGGATTGCAAATTCGTATCAGACAAAGGAAGAACAGTTTACCTTTAATGTACAGCAAACCCTTTTTTCAGTCACTAAAGAGATAAAAAATAGGGAAATAGAAGACTTTTATAATGTTTACAGTAACTATGTTGACAGTTTAGAAGTACCTGACAATGTAAATTTTAGTGAGTTGGTCTATAAGACAAAAAACGATAGAACCAACGAAGTTTTTATCTATACTGATGGTGTTTTGGAAGAAGATTACAAGCTCTCCTCCAGTTTCCTTGATATGGATTTTGATAGTATTCAGTTTAAAAGGTTGACCAATCGTAAAACTACAACAAGGATAAATCCTGGGGTAGATGGTGAAAACCCTTCTGAATCTAATGAAGTTTCTTTCAATAGACTGAAAGATTTTGAACGGAATCAGTTTGAAAACGCTTATTTCAATATTTCATCTAAAGCTCCCTTGCATAAGCGAGTAAATGGATCCGAAATTGAAAACTTGATTACCGAAGAGTTGAATGAAAGGGGAGTAGACTCAAAGTTTGAATATGCAGTTTACAGTAATAATTTAGCGACTAAAGTACGATCTAATAATTTTCAGTTAGATCCTGAAAGTACATATGTAGTGCCCTTGTTTAAAAATGATAAAGAAGAAAATGGGTATCAATTGTATGTAAACTTCTCAGAAAAAGAAAAAGTAGTGCTTAATTCTATTTTAGGAATGGCAGTTCTTTCATTAATTTTTACTGCGGTAATCATTTTGGCTTACGCTAGTGCCTTATCGCAAATTTTTAAACAAAGGCAGATTTCGCAAATAAAGTCTGACTTTATTAATAATATGACGCACGAGTTTAAAACCCCAATAGCAACGATTAATCTTGCTTTAGATTCTCTTAAAAATCCAAAGGTAAAGGACAATAAGGAGTTTTTACAGCGCTATTTAAAAATGATACGTGATGAAAATCGCCGCATGCATGCCCAAGTTGAAAATGTACTGCGTATTTCAAAATTAGAGAAAAACGAACTTGATTTACCTAAAGAACGACTTAAACTTCATGACATAATAAACGATGCACTTACCCACGTTGAACTTATTGTAGAAGATAGAGGCGGATATGTAGCCAGTCATTTGGGAGCTTTAAAATCTTCTGTTTTGGCTAATGAATCCCACTTAACAAATGTGGTGGTTAATATTTTAGACAATGCAATAAAATATTCTGAAGAAGCACCGAAAATTGATGTTTACACTGAAAACGTAAAAGATTACATTATTTTAAAGATACGCGATCAGGGAATGGGGATGAGCAAAATAACGCAAAAGAAAATATTTGAAAAATTTTACCGGGAACATACCGGCGATATACATAACGTTAAAGGTCACGGTCTTGGATTGGCTTACGTAAAACGAATACTTGATGATCATGATGCACAAGTATACGTGGAAAGTGAGAAAGGAAAAAGAAGTACCTTCATTATAAAAATACACTTAATATCTTAA
- a CDS encoding response regulator transcription factor produces METENKKILLVEDDPNFGTVLKDYLAMNDYEVVHAKNGMEGFEKFKKDDFDLCILDVMMPYKDGFTLAKEIREKNEDIPIIFLTAKAMKEDVLKGYKVGADDYLNKPFDSEVLLMKIKAIIQRKATDSIADSKQFEFEVGNFHLNSKLRFLTYNDEDPTKLSPKENELLRLLALHKNDLMPRELALTKIWRDDNYFTSRSMDVYIAKLRKYLGKDDGVEIINIHGEGFRLVVKDEVDN; encoded by the coding sequence ATGGAAACTGAAAACAAAAAAATCTTATTGGTAGAGGACGATCCAAATTTCGGAACGGTTTTAAAAGACTACCTAGCTATGAATGATTATGAAGTAGTTCATGCCAAAAATGGTATGGAGGGCTTTGAAAAATTCAAAAAAGACGATTTCGATCTTTGCATATTAGATGTAATGATGCCTTATAAGGATGGTTTTACACTTGCAAAAGAAATACGTGAAAAAAACGAAGATATTCCTATCATTTTCTTGACTGCAAAAGCGATGAAAGAAGATGTGCTAAAAGGATATAAAGTAGGAGCAGACGACTACTTGAACAAACCATTTGATAGTGAAGTACTATTAATGAAGATAAAGGCTATTATACAACGTAAAGCCACTGATAGCATCGCAGATAGTAAGCAGTTTGAGTTTGAAGTTGGTAATTTCCATTTAAACTCTAAGCTTCGCTTTTTAACCTATAACGATGAAGATCCAACAAAACTTTCTCCTAAGGAAAACGAATTACTTCGTTTGTTGGCCTTACATAAAAACGATTTAATGCCACGTGAGTTAGCATTAACAAAAATATGGAGAGATGATAACTATTTCACCTCTAGAAGTATGGATGTTTATATTGCTAAATTACGTAAGTATTTAGGTAAAGACGATGGTGTTGAGATTATCAACATTCATGGTGAAGGCTTTCGTTTAGTGGTAAAAGACGAAGTTGATAACTAA
- the miaA gene encoding tRNA (adenosine(37)-N6)-dimethylallyltransferase MiaA codes for MPFHQPTLICVVGPTAIGKTKLAIELANAFNTEIISADSRQFFKEMNIGTAVPSAEELTAAPHHFIQNKTIFEPYSVGDFETEALQLLDKLFARKNTVIMVGGSGLYLDAVTKGLDNFPKIPLQIREQLNFELEENGLESLQKELEEKDASYYKKVDIQNPHRVIRALEVIRTSGKPYSSFLNQEKKERPFKTVYVGLTADREKVYERINKRVDLMMETGLLKEVEKLESHKGLNALQTVGYRELFNHLEGKLTLDEAVSEIKKNTRRFAKRQNTWFKKNESIIWFDYTVNASKIIETIKSKNTL; via the coding sequence ATGCCTTTTCATCAACCAACTCTTATTTGTGTCGTGGGCCCTACTGCCATTGGAAAAACTAAATTAGCCATTGAGCTTGCCAATGCTTTTAATACTGAAATAATTTCGGCAGATTCGCGGCAGTTTTTTAAAGAAATGAACATTGGTACAGCTGTTCCTTCTGCTGAAGAATTAACAGCCGCACCACATCATTTTATTCAGAATAAAACAATTTTTGAACCGTATAGTGTAGGTGATTTTGAAACGGAAGCACTTCAGTTATTAGACAAATTATTTGCTAGAAAGAATACAGTTATAATGGTTGGCGGTTCAGGATTGTATCTAGATGCGGTTACCAAGGGATTGGATAACTTTCCTAAAATACCTCTGCAAATTCGAGAGCAACTAAATTTTGAATTAGAAGAAAACGGATTAGAATCACTTCAGAAAGAATTAGAGGAAAAAGATGCTTCTTATTACAAAAAAGTAGACATTCAAAATCCACACCGCGTTATCCGCGCTTTAGAAGTGATTCGAACTTCAGGGAAACCCTATTCCTCTTTTTTAAATCAAGAAAAAAAAGAGCGTCCTTTTAAAACTGTTTATGTAGGGTTAACTGCCGATCGTGAAAAAGTTTACGAGCGCATCAACAAACGCGTAGATCTAATGATGGAAACAGGTTTACTGAAAGAAGTAGAAAAATTAGAATCTCATAAAGGTTTAAATGCTCTGCAAACAGTTGGATACCGAGAGCTTTTTAATCATTTAGAAGGAAAGTTAACCTTGGACGAAGCCGTTTCAGAAATAAAGAAAAATACCCGCAGATTTGCTAAACGTCAAAACACCTGGTTTAAAAAAAATGAGTCTATTATCTGGTTTGATTATACTGTAAATGCTTCAAAAATAATTGAAACAATAAAATCAAAAAACACCCTTTAA
- a CDS encoding ion transporter: MKTDKRSYWRRKLHEIIAEADTPMGKFFDVILLILILLSVLFVMIESVKGLSETTYNILYIGEWVITIFFTFEYIARILTVKKPTNYIFSFYGIIDFLSTIPLYLSFILVGSNVLITVRALRLLRVFRILKITRYIGEANKLKKALNDSRPKILVFLFAVLIVAVISGTLMYLIEGEESGFNSIPVSVYWCIVTLTTVGFGDIAPVTPLGQFLATVIMILGYGIIAVPTGIVSAEYAAKKDYVHVNTQSCRNCGAQRHRDDAKFCHKCGEDLHVENTKES, from the coding sequence TTGAAAACAGATAAAAGAAGTTACTGGCGCCGAAAATTGCACGAGATTATTGCAGAGGCTGATACCCCAATGGGTAAGTTTTTTGATGTTATCCTACTCATTCTAATTCTGCTCAGTGTGCTTTTTGTGATGATAGAAAGCGTAAAAGGCCTATCAGAAACCACTTATAACATTCTTTATATTGGAGAGTGGGTCATCACTATTTTCTTCACTTTCGAGTACATTGCCCGTATTTTAACCGTAAAAAAACCAACTAATTATATTTTCAGTTTTTATGGTATCATCGATTTTTTATCGACTATTCCGCTCTATCTTTCCTTTATATTGGTAGGGAGCAATGTGTTAATTACTGTAAGAGCTTTACGATTATTGCGAGTATTTAGAATATTAAAAATTACTCGTTATATAGGTGAAGCCAATAAATTAAAAAAAGCACTCAACGACAGTCGTCCAAAAATCTTGGTTTTTCTTTTCGCCGTATTGATTGTAGCCGTTATTTCTGGTACTCTTATGTATTTAATTGAAGGGGAAGAAAGTGGTTTTAACAGCATACCTGTAAGTGTCTATTGGTGTATAGTAACCCTTACCACGGTTGGTTTTGGCGATATTGCCCCAGTTACACCTTTAGGGCAGTTTTTAGCTACTGTAATTATGATTTTAGGGTATGGAATAATCGCTGTCCCTACAGGCATTGTGAGCGCCGAATATGCTGCTAAAAAGGACTATGTTCACGTAAACACACAATCTTGTAGAAATTGTGGCGCCCAAAGACACCGTGACGATGCAAAGTTTTGTCATAAATGTGGAGAAGACCTTCACGTTGAAAACACAAAAGAAAGTTAA
- a CDS encoding DUF5677 domain-containing protein codes for MKTEPIEEILPQKPVEGLISLLSKLSFTLNEVINFGTKILDWDLKKKRNGKDKNIPSVFLRNSIELGDAISILIEKSSIDPAKILIRSLMENTFGLLYMIEKDEDLRAHSFLVCRVNKDIRYYKQFIENEDISKNFVSKFIKQEPGFKLKNHCNPIEIKTVIKAKEELLRQPIYDDVNLEYHRTCTKNKKRNNNPNWYSLYDGPYNFESLCHHLENTILYEFQYRKYSENVHVTNVMTGFVKSKAELDKADLIQIRDFKDCKEVFYNAVNILLDLYREFIKIRLPEKQIEYDNWYIEFEIMFEKIDRETRFIYRE; via the coding sequence ATGAAAACAGAACCAATAGAGGAAATATTACCACAAAAACCTGTAGAAGGATTAATTTCTCTTCTATCAAAACTATCTTTTACATTAAATGAAGTTATAAACTTTGGGACTAAAATTCTTGACTGGGATTTAAAGAAAAAAAGAAATGGAAAAGATAAAAATATACCCTCAGTATTTTTAAGAAATAGTATTGAATTAGGAGATGCAATTTCAATTCTTATTGAAAAATCATCAATAGATCCTGCGAAAATTCTCATTCGTTCATTAATGGAAAATACGTTTGGGCTTTTATATATGATTGAAAAAGATGAGGATTTAAGAGCACATTCATTTCTTGTATGCAGAGTTAATAAAGATATTAGATACTATAAACAGTTTATTGAGAATGAAGATATCTCTAAAAATTTTGTTTCAAAATTCATAAAGCAAGAACCCGGTTTTAAATTGAAAAACCATTGTAATCCAATAGAAATTAAAACCGTAATTAAAGCTAAAGAAGAATTATTGAGACAGCCAATTTACGATGACGTAAATCTTGAATATCATAGAACGTGTACAAAAAATAAAAAACGCAATAATAATCCAAATTGGTATTCTCTTTATGATGGACCATATAATTTCGAATCACTATGTCACCACCTTGAAAACACAATCCTCTATGAGTTTCAATATCGGAAGTATTCAGAAAATGTTCACGTAACAAATGTTATGACAGGTTTTGTAAAATCAAAAGCTGAACTTGATAAAGCTGATTTAATTCAAATTAGAGATTTTAAAGACTGTAAAGAAGTTTTTTACAATGCTGTAAATATATTACTCGATTTATACAGGGAATTTATAAAAATTCGTTTACCAGAAAAACAAATAGAATATGATAATTGGTACATAGAGTTTGAGATAATGTTTGAAAAAATAGATAGGGAAACTCGATTTATTTATAGAGAATAA